A single genomic interval of Bacillus sp. es.036 harbors:
- a CDS encoding bifunctional 3,4-dihydroxy-2-butanone-4-phosphate synthase/GTP cyclohydrolase II: protein MFHTIEEAIYDLMQGRVVIVCDDEDRENEGDFIALADKVTPETINFMITKGRGLVCTPITEQRANQLKLSPMVDHNTDSHGTAFTVSVDHKSTTTGISAAERATTIQYLINPDAKPADFNRPGHIFPLIAKDGGVLRRAGHTEAAVDLARLSGSAPAGVICEIMKEDGEMARVPDLKEISEEFDLKMITIKDLIQYRNRKDVLVQKEVEIELPTEFGSFRAVGYSNIIDQKEHVALIKGEVIPDQPTLVRVHSECLTGDVFGSFRCDCGPQLHAALAQIEEEGHGVLLYMRQEGRGIGLLNKMKAYKLQEEGYDTVEANEKLGFKPDLRDYGIGAQILRDLGVSKMNLLTNNPRKIAGLTGYGLEVASRVALQMPSRKENERYLKTKHSKLGHMLHF from the coding sequence ATGTTCCACACAATTGAAGAAGCCATTTACGATTTAATGCAAGGCCGGGTCGTTATTGTCTGTGATGACGAAGACAGAGAGAACGAGGGAGATTTTATTGCGTTAGCTGATAAGGTAACGCCAGAGACGATTAATTTTATGATCACTAAAGGGAGAGGGCTTGTTTGTACGCCGATTACTGAACAACGCGCGAATCAACTGAAATTAAGTCCTATGGTTGACCATAATACTGATTCTCACGGCACGGCCTTTACCGTTAGCGTAGACCACAAAAGTACAACCACTGGCATTTCAGCAGCAGAAAGAGCCACAACAATTCAATATCTCATCAACCCGGATGCAAAACCCGCTGATTTTAACCGACCAGGTCATATTTTCCCTTTAATTGCTAAGGATGGGGGAGTACTTAGAAGAGCGGGACATACAGAAGCAGCAGTTGATTTAGCTCGACTATCAGGTTCAGCCCCTGCTGGTGTTATCTGTGAAATTATGAAAGAAGACGGGGAGATGGCACGAGTCCCGGATTTAAAAGAGATCTCTGAAGAATTCGATTTGAAGATGATTACAATTAAGGATTTAATTCAGTATCGAAATCGTAAAGATGTGCTTGTTCAAAAGGAAGTAGAAATCGAACTTCCTACTGAATTTGGATCTTTTCGAGCTGTCGGATATTCAAACATTATTGATCAGAAAGAGCATGTAGCACTAATAAAGGGAGAGGTTATTCCTGATCAACCGACGCTTGTTCGCGTTCATTCTGAATGCTTAACAGGTGACGTCTTTGGATCTTTCCGCTGTGATTGCGGTCCACAGCTTCATGCAGCTTTGGCACAAATAGAAGAAGAAGGGCACGGCGTGCTTCTCTACATGCGTCAAGAAGGAAGAGGGATTGGACTTCTAAATAAGATGAAAGCTTATAAGCTTCAAGAAGAGGGTTACGATACCGTTGAAGCAAATGAAAAGCTTGGATTTAAACCGGATTTAAGAGACTATGGGATTGGCGCTCAGATATTGCGTGATCTTGGTGTTTCAAAAATGAACTTGTTAACAAACAACCCTAGAAAAATAGCGGGGTTAACCGGTTATGGTCTTGAAGTAGCGTCACGAGTAGCGCTTCAAATGCCTTCAAGAAAAGAGAACGAACGCTACCTGAAAACCAAACACAGTAAGCTAGGACATATGCTACATTTCTAA
- the ribE gene encoding riboflavin synthase, producing MFTGIVEEIGRVESVQQAGESIVMQIAASKVLSDVHLGDSISINGVCLTVTSFTDASFSVDIMPETFRSSSLRQLAPNSSVNLERAMSANGRFGGHFVSGHVDGVGEITRVEQIDNAIYYDISIPRNLLIYFVEKGSVSVDGTSLTVFGIGEHSLTISLIPHTVEETVLGKKRVGDTVNIECDMLGKYIMRYLEQRSGTKPEPTASLGSQFFEDHGFK from the coding sequence ATGTTTACAGGTATCGTAGAAGAGATTGGCAGAGTGGAAAGTGTGCAGCAAGCTGGAGAGTCAATCGTGATGCAGATCGCTGCATCGAAAGTATTATCGGACGTTCATCTAGGAGATAGTATTTCGATAAATGGTGTTTGCTTGACGGTTACATCGTTTACAGATGCTTCTTTTTCTGTCGATATTATGCCTGAAACATTTCGTTCTAGTAGCCTGCGTCAACTAGCGCCGAATTCTTCAGTGAATCTTGAACGGGCTATGTCCGCAAACGGACGTTTTGGAGGTCACTTTGTTTCTGGTCATGTTGACGGTGTCGGGGAAATTACACGGGTCGAGCAAATTGATAACGCGATTTACTATGATATCTCCATTCCTCGGAATCTGTTAATTTACTTTGTAGAAAAGGGATCCGTTTCGGTAGATGGCACAAGTCTTACTGTTTTTGGGATCGGGGAACACTCTCTTACAATTTCACTTATTCCTCATACTGTCGAAGAAACGGTGCTTGGTAAGAAAAGAGTGGGAGATACAGTAAACATTGAATGCGATATGCTTGGGAAGTATATTATGAGATATCTAGAACAAAGAAGCGGAACGAAGCCAGAACCCACAGCTTCACTAGGAAGCCAGTTTTTTGAAGACCATGGGTTTAAATAA
- the ribD gene encoding bifunctional diaminohydroxyphosphoribosylaminopyrimidine deaminase/5-amino-6-(5-phosphoribosylamino)uracil reductase RibD, producing MNHKDFMNTAIEMAKSTIGQTRPNPSVGCLLVKNGRIVGMGAHLKAGEGHAEIQALKMAGSEAEGSTAYVTLEPCSHHGRTPPCSDALIHAGVSEVYVASQDPNPLVAGQGVSKLQAAGIKVTIGLLEEEALKLNRMFFHYISHKRPYVTLKAAATLDGKIASHTGDSKWITGEEARKDVHAFRHQHDAILVGIGTVLSDDPSLTTRYGEGLSPIRIILDRNLRIPSDAKVINDQKAETWIITTTQAVLKSDRAFPAHVQVLEVANSALPIEDVLALLAVREITSIFVEGGSEVHGSFLEARTFQQVITYIAPKLIGGKESPTAFGAKGFEFMSEAVDLSIESVERIGQDIRIISARGTS from the coding sequence ATGAATCATAAGGATTTTATGAACACTGCTATTGAAATGGCTAAAAGTACAATTGGTCAAACACGTCCAAATCCTTCCGTTGGTTGTTTACTTGTAAAGAATGGACGAATCGTAGGGATGGGCGCCCATTTGAAAGCTGGAGAAGGTCATGCAGAAATACAGGCTCTGAAAATGGCTGGGAGTGAAGCTGAGGGTAGCACGGCTTATGTCACGCTTGAGCCGTGTAGTCATCATGGTCGCACGCCTCCTTGTTCGGATGCTCTTATTCATGCAGGAGTTAGCGAAGTTTATGTGGCTAGTCAGGATCCGAATCCACTCGTAGCTGGTCAAGGCGTGTCCAAGTTACAAGCTGCAGGGATAAAGGTAACGATTGGACTATTAGAGGAAGAAGCACTTAAATTGAATCGGATGTTCTTCCATTATATCTCTCATAAACGGCCATACGTCACTTTAAAAGCTGCGGCAACGTTAGATGGGAAAATTGCTTCACATACTGGTGATAGCAAATGGATAACAGGAGAAGAAGCTCGGAAAGATGTACATGCTTTCCGTCATCAGCATGACGCTATTTTAGTAGGAATTGGAACGGTTCTTTCAGACGATCCGTCCCTTACGACTCGATATGGAGAAGGTCTTTCTCCGATCAGAATTATCCTTGATCGTAATCTGAGGATTCCTTCTGATGCAAAAGTGATAAATGATCAGAAAGCGGAAACTTGGATTATAACAACCACACAGGCTGTGCTAAAGAGTGATCGAGCATTTCCCGCACATGTTCAGGTGCTAGAAGTAGCTAATTCAGCACTTCCTATTGAAGATGTATTAGCTCTCCTTGCGGTGCGAGAAATTACTTCCATTTTTGTGGAAGGCGGATCTGAAGTGCACGGTAGTTTTTTGGAAGCTCGTACTTTTCAGCAGGTGATTACATACATCGCGCCTAAGCTCATTGGTGGAAAAGAATCTCCAACAGCATTTGGAGCTAAAGGATTTGAATTCATGAGCGAAGCGGTCGATTTATCGATTGAAAGCGTTGAACGCATTGGACAAGATATTCGTATTATCTCAGCAAGGGGGACTTCATAA
- a CDS encoding peptidylprolyl isomerase, which produces MKKGTIAFDNGETIEIEFYPEAAPNTVANFEKLANEGFYNGVNFHRVIPGFVAQGGDPTGSGMGGPGYSIDCETEGNPHKHVAGSLSMAHAGKNTGGSQFFLVHEPQPHLDGVHTVFGQVTEGMDTVLRIKQGDVMKEVKVWDEE; this is translated from the coding sequence ATGAAAAAAGGAACAATTGCATTTGATAATGGAGAAACAATTGAAATTGAGTTTTACCCGGAAGCAGCACCGAATACCGTTGCTAACTTTGAAAAGCTTGCTAACGAAGGTTTTTACAATGGTGTAAACTTTCACCGTGTTATCCCAGGTTTCGTAGCACAGGGGGGAGACCCAACAGGATCTGGAATGGGCGGACCAGGCTATTCGATCGATTGTGAAACAGAAGGAAACCCTCATAAGCACGTAGCTGGTTCATTGTCTATGGCTCATGCAGGTAAAAATACAGGTGGAAGCCAGTTTTTCCTTGTTCATGAACCTCAGCCTCACCTTGACGGTGTTCACACTGTTTTTGGTCAGGTAACAGAAGGAATGGATACGGTTCTTCGTATTAAGCAAGGCGATGTGATGAAAGAAGTTAAGGTCTGGGACGAAGAATAG
- the lysA gene encoding diaminopimelate decarboxylase, with protein MIVNLYGTSAISEEGHLSVGGVDTIKLSEKYGTALYVYDVAMIREKARAFRNAFEQEKVNYQVAYASKAFSCMAMIQLAEEEGLSLDVVSGGELYTALKAGFPVERIHFHGNNKSEAEIRMALDAKIGCFVVDNFYELTLLEQLAEEKNVVANVLLRITPGIEAHTHDYILTGQEDSKFGFDLQSGQVEQAVVQATSMKAIHLLGLHCHIGSQIFETNGFVMAIEKIYRYLATWFELYGYEPEVLNLGGGFGIRYTEEDHPLPVGDYIEAMVNAVRAQLGNEMRIPEIWIEPGRSLVGEAGLTLYTVGSHKKVPELRHYLAVDGGMTDNLRPALYQAKYEATIANRMNEPKEHVYSVAGKCCESGDMLIWDCTLQRAIAGDTMAVFSTGAYGYSMANNYNRLPRPAVVFVENGEAQLVVKRESFEDLIRHDLPLKQAIISK; from the coding sequence ATGATTGTGAATTTATACGGAACGTCAGCAATTTCAGAAGAAGGCCATTTATCAGTTGGAGGCGTTGATACAATAAAATTAAGTGAAAAATACGGGACGGCCTTATACGTTTATGATGTAGCGATGATTAGAGAGAAAGCGCGAGCATTTCGAAATGCTTTTGAACAGGAGAAGGTCAACTACCAAGTAGCCTATGCTAGTAAAGCATTCTCTTGTATGGCAATGATTCAACTTGCTGAAGAAGAAGGCTTAAGTCTTGATGTGGTTTCAGGTGGAGAACTCTATACAGCTTTAAAAGCAGGGTTTCCGGTAGAACGGATTCACTTTCATGGAAATAACAAAAGCGAAGCGGAAATTCGAATGGCGTTAGATGCAAAAATAGGGTGTTTTGTTGTGGATAACTTTTATGAGCTAACGTTACTTGAACAATTAGCGGAAGAGAAAAATGTGGTTGCAAATGTGCTTTTGCGTATTACTCCTGGAATTGAAGCACATACTCATGACTATATCTTAACTGGACAGGAAGATTCAAAATTTGGTTTTGATTTACAAAGTGGTCAAGTGGAACAAGCGGTTGTTCAAGCAACAAGCATGAAAGCTATTCACCTTCTTGGTCTTCATTGTCACATTGGTTCTCAAATCTTTGAAACGAATGGTTTTGTAATGGCTATTGAGAAAATCTATCGTTATCTTGCTACGTGGTTTGAACTCTATGGGTATGAGCCAGAAGTTCTGAACCTAGGTGGAGGGTTTGGAATTCGGTATACTGAAGAAGATCATCCACTCCCAGTTGGAGACTATATCGAGGCAATGGTTAATGCTGTAAGAGCTCAGTTAGGTAATGAAATGAGAATCCCAGAAATTTGGATTGAGCCAGGACGTTCACTCGTTGGAGAAGCTGGCTTGACGTTATATACAGTAGGATCACACAAGAAAGTGCCAGAACTTCGTCATTATCTTGCAGTAGATGGAGGAATGACGGATAATCTGCGACCGGCCCTTTATCAAGCAAAGTATGAAGCAACGATTGCAAATCGCATGAATGAGCCGAAAGAACATGTTTATTCAGTTGCAGGAAAATGTTGTGAGTCAGGTGACATGTTAATCTGGGATTGCACATTACAGCGCGCCATAGCAGGAGATACGATGGCTGTATTTTCAACGGGGGCGTACGGGTATTCTATGGCAAATAACTATAACAGACTACCTCGACCAGCGGTGGTTTTTGTAGAAAATGGAGAAGCACAACTTGTCGTGAAGAGAGAATCTTTTGAGGATTTAATTCGTCATGACCTTCCATTAAAACAAGCGATTATTTCAAAATAA
- a CDS encoding spore germination protein: protein MTTKIDNKQKIFKKIKENEEFLKKSIGIGKSFDVGVRKLKILNKEVQFYYCTGLCDTSIIVEIMRELMEVDDHHRLTVKFEQVIHNHLPHQQVTEVETFDEVVDQVLSGLIAVFMEGEEIAYIIDVRKYPGRTPQEPDTEKVIRGSRDGFTENIIENTALTRRRIRDGRLRNEIFQVGERSKTDVCITYIQDVANPNLVEIIKKKLKEINIDGIPMADKTVEEFLVHQAGNPFPLVRYTERPDVAATHLLEGHVLIIVDTSPSVIITPTTFFHHVQHAEEYREAPLPGAFLRWVRFGGMLAALLLLPLWLLAVYEPQLLPKTIDFIGPNDETNVPIFVQIILAEVGIETLRMAAIHTPTPLSTAMGLIAAVLIGQIAIDVGLFVPEVILYVSIAAIGSYATPSYELSIANKLVRLLLLFLVFFFRVPGYMIGITAIILFLVALKPLNTPYLWPFIPFNPKAFIQVLIRVSVPLTKLRPSITESQNETKQPDKPLAES from the coding sequence ATGACCACTAAAATCGATAATAAACAAAAAATATTTAAAAAGATTAAAGAAAACGAAGAATTTTTAAAGAAATCAATCGGAATTGGAAAAAGTTTTGATGTAGGAGTTCGAAAACTTAAGATCCTTAACAAAGAAGTTCAGTTTTACTATTGTACAGGGCTTTGTGACACATCCATCATTGTAGAAATTATGCGAGAGCTGATGGAGGTTGATGATCATCATCGATTAACGGTTAAATTTGAGCAGGTGATACATAATCATTTGCCACATCAGCAGGTCACAGAGGTTGAAACGTTCGATGAAGTCGTCGACCAGGTTTTATCTGGATTAATTGCAGTTTTTATGGAAGGCGAAGAAATCGCTTATATTATTGATGTTCGAAAGTATCCAGGTAGAACGCCACAGGAGCCAGATACAGAGAAAGTTATTAGAGGTTCACGTGATGGTTTTACTGAAAACATCATTGAAAATACGGCCTTAACTAGACGCCGTATACGAGATGGTCGATTACGGAATGAAATTTTTCAAGTTGGAGAACGGTCTAAAACAGACGTATGTATTACCTATATTCAAGATGTGGCCAATCCAAATTTGGTTGAAATTATAAAAAAGAAATTAAAAGAAATTAACATTGATGGTATTCCAATGGCCGATAAAACGGTAGAAGAGTTTCTTGTGCACCAGGCAGGTAACCCTTTTCCACTTGTGCGATATACGGAAAGGCCTGATGTTGCCGCTACTCATTTACTTGAAGGGCACGTGTTAATCATCGTAGACACTTCACCAAGCGTTATTATAACACCAACTACTTTTTTTCATCATGTTCAACATGCTGAAGAATATCGAGAAGCCCCTTTACCAGGCGCGTTTTTAAGATGGGTCCGATTTGGTGGGATGTTAGCTGCGCTACTCTTGCTACCTCTGTGGTTATTAGCCGTATATGAACCGCAGTTACTGCCTAAAACGATCGACTTTATCGGTCCGAACGATGAAACAAATGTGCCGATATTTGTTCAAATTATTCTTGCTGAAGTAGGGATCGAAACGCTGAGGATGGCTGCTATACACACGCCAACGCCACTTTCCACTGCCATGGGATTAATTGCAGCCGTGTTGATCGGACAGATTGCCATTGATGTCGGATTATTCGTTCCAGAAGTTATCCTATATGTTTCGATTGCTGCAATAGGATCATATGCAACACCAAGTTATGAATTATCGATTGCAAATAAACTTGTAAGGCTTCTACTTTTATTCCTTGTATTTTTCTTTCGAGTGCCGGGATATATGATTGGAATTACGGCAATCATTTTATTTCTTGTTGCGTTAAAACCTTTAAACACCCCCTACTTATGGCCGTTTATTCCTTTTAATCCTAAAGCCTTTATTCAAGTGTTGATTCGTGTATCAGTTCCGCTCACTAAACTACGTCCAAGCATTACAGAATCACAAAATGAAACGAAGCAACCAGACAAACCACTTGCCGAATCTTAA
- a CDS encoding stage V sporulation protein AE, giving the protein MKKRRVIFVTDGDLYAQKAIEKVASDIGGRCISQSAGNPTPLAGYEIIALIKEAPHDPVFVMFDDSGFPGEGYGELAMQSVAEDESIELLGAIAVASRTHFSEWTRVDVSIDRDGELTHYGVDKNGFADMEAGRIDGDTVSILDKLNLPIIIGVGDIGKMSGYDDPEVGSPITLKAVQILLERSGFYDH; this is encoded by the coding sequence ATGAAAAAGCGGCGGGTGATCTTCGTCACTGACGGAGACCTTTATGCACAAAAAGCAATAGAAAAAGTAGCTTCAGATATTGGAGGAAGATGCATTAGTCAATCTGCCGGAAATCCTACCCCGCTTGCTGGTTACGAAATTATCGCTCTTATTAAAGAAGCTCCTCATGATCCAGTTTTTGTTATGTTCGATGATAGTGGATTTCCGGGTGAAGGATATGGGGAACTTGCTATGCAATCTGTTGCTGAAGATGAAAGCATTGAATTACTTGGAGCTATTGCAGTCGCATCCAGAACTCATTTTTCAGAATGGACGAGGGTAGATGTCTCCATTGATCGTGACGGAGAATTGACACATTATGGAGTGGACAAAAATGGATTTGCAGATATGGAGGCGGGGAGAATAGATGGCGACACGGTGTCAATCTTAGATAAATTAAACCTTCCCATTATTATAGGTGTCGGTGATATAGGTAAAATGTCGGGTTATGATGATCCGGAAGTTGGTTCGCCTATAACATTGAAAGCCGTTCAAATTCTGCTAGAAAGGAGCGGTTTTTATGACCACTAA
- the spoVAE gene encoding stage V sporulation protein AE: MEYFIAFAVGGGICVIGQLLLDIFRLTPAHVMSSFVVAGAVLDGFGIYDRLIEFAGAGATVPITSFGHSLLHGAMQQGEEHGFIGIAMGIFQLTSAGISSAIVFGFIVAILFKPKG; this comes from the coding sequence GTGGAATATTTTATCGCTTTTGCAGTCGGTGGTGGTATTTGTGTCATCGGTCAATTATTACTTGATATTTTCAGATTAACTCCAGCTCACGTCATGTCTTCTTTTGTAGTAGCAGGAGCCGTGCTCGATGGATTTGGGATTTATGATCGCCTCATTGAATTTGCTGGAGCTGGTGCGACTGTACCTATTACTAGCTTTGGTCATTCACTTCTCCATGGCGCTATGCAACAAGGGGAAGAACACGGCTTCATTGGCATTGCAATGGGAATCTTTCAATTAACCTCTGCAGGTATTTCTTCTGCAATTGTTTTTGGATTTATTGTAGCCATTTTATTTAAACCAAAGGGGTGA
- the spoVAD gene encoding stage V sporulation protein AD: MKSGKQTWEFSTVFLQSVGTAVGPKEAEGPFGDSFDVTYSNLHCDQDNWELAERKLLEDAVESCLSKKELTHSDVDIFVAGDLLNQIVSATYTARTNQIPFLGVFGACSTSMESLAIASSLVEGGFANKAIAGVSSHNATAERQFRYPTEYGGQKPGTATSTVTGAGAALISQEPSDIRISAATIGRVVDWGIKDPFDMGSAMAPAAADTLATHFTDLNIEPSAYDLIVTGDLSSVGAPIVRDLLSEKGFDITNNHNDCGLMIYRPDQKEVFAGGSGCACSAVVTYGHLIDLLKKGNYNKILVTATGCLHSPVMVQQKESMPAIAHAVVFERVGGVE, encoded by the coding sequence ATGAAGTCAGGAAAACAAACTTGGGAGTTCTCTACTGTTTTTTTGCAGTCTGTAGGGACAGCGGTTGGTCCTAAAGAAGCTGAGGGGCCGTTTGGAGATTCGTTTGATGTCACGTATAGTAACCTTCATTGTGACCAGGATAATTGGGAATTGGCAGAAAGAAAGTTATTAGAGGATGCGGTAGAAAGTTGTTTATCAAAAAAGGAATTAACCCACAGTGATGTTGACATTTTTGTGGCAGGTGATTTGTTGAATCAAATTGTTAGTGCTACTTATACAGCTAGAACAAATCAAATTCCTTTTCTTGGCGTTTTTGGAGCATGTTCTACCTCGATGGAATCTCTAGCCATTGCTTCATCGTTAGTAGAAGGTGGATTTGCTAATAAAGCTATTGCGGGAGTAAGTAGTCATAATGCAACAGCAGAAAGGCAATTTCGATACCCAACAGAATATGGTGGTCAAAAGCCTGGAACGGCTACCTCGACTGTTACAGGTGCAGGTGCCGCATTAATTAGTCAAGAACCATCGGATATAAGAATTTCCGCAGCAACAATTGGTCGAGTGGTGGATTGGGGAATAAAGGATCCATTTGATATGGGGAGTGCAATGGCGCCAGCTGCAGCAGATACACTAGCGACTCACTTTACGGATTTAAATATTGAACCTTCAGCGTATGATCTTATCGTTACCGGTGACTTATCATCTGTAGGAGCTCCGATTGTAAGAGATTTGTTAAGTGAAAAAGGATTTGACATTACTAACAATCATAATGATTGCGGGCTGATGATTTACCGACCAGATCAAAAAGAAGTATTTGCTGGTGGAAGTGGGTGTGCTTGTTCTGCCGTCGTCACATATGGTCACCTTATTGACCTTCTAAAAAAGGGGAATTATAACAAAATTCTTGTTACAGCAACAGGATGTTTGCATAGTCCCGTAATGGTTCAGCAAAAAGAATCAATGCCTGCTATTGCTCACGCGGTCGTATTTGAACGAGTTGGAGGTGTGGAATAG
- the spoVAC gene encoding stage V sporulation protein AC, with protein MANSLNDQKQYTKNIKTYQPKPPYLLNVVKAFVVGGFICMFGQGVQNFYMNVFNFSEENAGNPTVATLILIAALLTAFGWYDKIGQFAGAGSAVPVTGFANSITSAALEHKSEGIVLGIATNMFKLAGSVIVFGVVAAYIVGILRMLFKALI; from the coding sequence ATGGCAAATTCGTTGAACGACCAGAAACAATATACAAAAAATATTAAAACTTATCAGCCAAAACCGCCTTATTTATTAAATGTGGTGAAAGCATTTGTTGTAGGAGGATTTATTTGTATGTTTGGCCAGGGCGTACAGAATTTTTATATGAACGTCTTTAACTTTTCAGAAGAAAATGCAGGAAATCCAACGGTTGCCACACTTATCCTTATCGCGGCGCTTTTAACTGCTTTTGGTTGGTATGACAAAATTGGACAATTTGCAGGTGCAGGTTCTGCGGTACCTGTAACGGGTTTTGCAAATTCAATTACAAGCGCAGCTCTTGAACATAAAAGTGAGGGCATTGTACTTGGAATTGCAACGAACATGTTCAAACTTGCTGGTTCGGTCATCGTGTTTGGTGTTGTTGCAGCATACATTGTCGGCATACTCAGAATGCTCTTTAAAGCGCTGATATAA
- a CDS encoding stage V sporulation protein AB: MNAQFLLVMLIGFAEGIAVGAGFVAFLSVLGIIPRLTQLSKTLHLIRFYEWGIIIGAIVSSWLSLRNPTLNLPKFVVIPIGLGAGVFIGMLAAALTEVLNVLPILTKRIGFIDKILLLLMAIVLGKVFGSLFHWTIFVNGGLK; this comes from the coding sequence ATGAATGCTCAGTTTCTACTCGTTATGCTTATTGGTTTTGCGGAAGGAATTGCTGTAGGAGCTGGGTTCGTTGCTTTTCTTTCGGTTCTTGGTATTATTCCCCGTCTTACACAGCTATCAAAGACTCTACATCTTATTCGCTTTTACGAATGGGGAATTATTATTGGGGCTATTGTATCAAGCTGGTTATCTTTACGAAACCCAACTTTAAACCTCCCTAAATTTGTAGTTATCCCAATTGGACTTGGAGCGGGAGTGTTTATTGGTATGTTAGCGGCTGCCTTAACGGAAGTTTTAAACGTTCTTCCTATACTAACGAAACGAATTGGATTTATCGATAAGATCTTGCTTTTACTAATGGCCATTGTGTTAGGAAAGGTTTTCGGATCATTGTTTCATTGGACAATTTTTGTAAATGGAGGTTTAAAATAA
- a CDS encoding stage V sporulation protein AA has product MENEMIYLRLRQKKKVPPNKELLIGDIAQLIGEDKNCAKVEKIPIYQVTKEDKNLVVIDVMKVITAIQKVMNHIEVQVVGPTQTIVEVQYPKKKLAPVYFVFIWFLLFIGAALAIMNFHEDVSMREVHQQIYKIVTGIDNPKPLLLQVPYSFGLGIGMVLFFNHLFKKRFNEEPSPLEVEMFNYQQDLDQYVIVHENDENGHNKP; this is encoded by the coding sequence ATGGAAAATGAGATGATCTATCTTCGACTAAGGCAGAAGAAGAAGGTCCCCCCAAATAAAGAACTTTTGATTGGAGATATTGCCCAGTTAATAGGAGAAGACAAGAATTGTGCCAAAGTAGAAAAAATCCCCATTTATCAGGTAACAAAAGAAGATAAAAATTTGGTTGTTATCGATGTAATGAAAGTGATAACAGCAATCCAAAAAGTGATGAATCATATTGAGGTTCAAGTTGTTGGTCCTACACAAACAATTGTTGAAGTTCAATATCCTAAGAAAAAACTAGCACCTGTTTATTTTGTGTTTATCTGGTTTTTATTATTTATTGGGGCTGCTCTCGCAATCATGAACTTCCACGAAGATGTCAGCATGAGAGAAGTGCATCAACAGATTTATAAAATTGTGACTGGAATTGATAATCCCAAGCCCTTGCTTCTGCAAGTGCCCTATTCATTTGGTCTCGGAATCGGGATGGTTCTCTTCTTTAACCATCTTTTTAAAAAGCGATTTAATGAAGAGCCAAGTCCTTTGGAAGTAGAAATGTTTAATTACCAACAAGATCTTGACCAATATGTCATTGTCCATGAAAACGATGAGAATGGTCATAACAAACCATGA
- the sigF gene encoding RNA polymerase sporulation sigma factor SigF — MDVEVRKGKQSQLKPDEVKELIKHSQDGDQAARDLIVEKNMRLVWSVVQRFLNRGYEADDLFQIGCIGLLKSVDKFDLSYDVKFSTYAVPMIIGEIQRFIRDDGTVKVSRSLKETGNKVRKAKDELSKTLGRTPTVNEIAERIEVTPEEVVLAQEAVRAPSSIHETVYENDGDPITLLDQIADNTDTAWFDKLALKEALQYLDTRERLIVYLRYYKDQTQSEVAERLGISQVQVSRLEKKILKQIKEQMSK; from the coding sequence ATGGACGTGGAGGTTAGAAAAGGGAAGCAGTCGCAACTAAAGCCTGATGAAGTGAAGGAATTGATCAAACACAGCCAGGATGGAGACCAGGCAGCGCGAGATCTTATTGTTGAAAAGAATATGCGCCTCGTTTGGTCAGTTGTACAACGATTTCTAAATAGAGGGTATGAAGCGGATGATCTCTTTCAGATCGGGTGTATCGGTCTGCTAAAGTCTGTTGATAAATTTGATTTAAGTTACGATGTTAAATTCTCCACATATGCAGTTCCGATGATTATCGGAGAAATCCAGCGTTTTATACGTGATGATGGGACTGTGAAAGTGAGTCGGTCTCTTAAAGAAACGGGAAATAAAGTACGGAAAGCAAAAGATGAGCTATCCAAAACCCTTGGAAGAACGCCAACAGTAAATGAAATTGCAGAACGAATCGAGGTCACACCAGAAGAGGTTGTTCTGGCTCAAGAAGCGGTACGAGCTCCTTCTTCCATACACGAAACTGTTTATGAAAACGATGGAGATCCAATTACACTTTTAGATCAAATTGCTGATAACACGGACACAGCCTGGTTTGATAAATTAGCTCTAAAGGAAGCACTTCAGTATCTTGATACGAGAGAAAGGTTAATCGTTTATTTAAGGTACTACAAAGATCAAACCCAGTCTGAAGTAGCGGAACGCCTTGGCATTTCTCAAGTTCAAGTTTCGAGATTAGAAAAGAAGATTTTAAAACAAATAAAAGAACAGATGAGTAAATAA